One Epinephelus lanceolatus isolate andai-2023 chromosome 10, ASM4190304v1, whole genome shotgun sequence genomic region harbors:
- the LOC117266465 gene encoding uncharacterized protein LOC117266465 → MPSAYRQNNPIMEKQKSLNAVASTQYGGESSTFICTECGDGFSQYSHVLTHMAIHGPLESFSFDGSSNGFEVPREYVLQENGTLTVVNGLESHPSVKPASPGILPSHFPTPVKPVSPTLRPQPSPYRDVFRPKPSDLNLDKSRQGHYRCEICSRSFNTLQSLHRHQQYRNTERGYKCTLCCKIFEGRQDLKKHLQDHANERFLCCSHCGKRFLKVDALNAHQKENHPSPKATALGKSVNKQEKKIEKTYPCRKCKLNFFWMSDFQTHSLHHCKGKERNATLANEIELEVNSKNIEDTPLENCYRNGTSVDVKNGDSKIFSDTGNEIDTASSFTPYRCGLCGDRFQKLTALKEHHLTHQTQEEIDKLNQESQKTFKRRMPPKARRRRGGNPNGKLHPCKHCHRVFNHSSSLSRHMRYHKGTMHTCSFCGRHFPQRCDLRRHVAMYHKSEMEKKPGLKHLHTNPQNGSAPSSLNGEKTPGSPDEKNKSSSDNEQTGSPEQSRGKPGKAGRVNYKCQECGKRFGLLCVYQRHLRYHKKEPSKCPKCPAQFRNPSSLELHLQNHPNTGETNDVGQTSQGTGSSEDPVLEKGNAEDIEDDYMDHTADDKEKSSEDLYECTECTETFSCLDTFLQHQTSHGSENNG, encoded by the coding sequence ATGCCATCAGCATATCGCCAGAATAATCCCATCATGGAAAAGCAGAAATCATTGAATGCTGTTGCTTCAACACAGTATGGAGGGGAATCAAGTACCTTCATCTGCACTGAGTGTGGTGATGGGTTCAGTCAGTACTCTCATGTGTTGACCCACATGGCCATTCATGGACCTTTGGAGTCATTTTCCTTTGATGGCTCATCCAATGGATTTGAAGTCCCTCGAGAATATGTGCTACAAGAAAATGGTACGCTGACAGTTGTTAATGGATTGGAGTCACATCCTTCTGTAAAACCAGCATCTCCTGGAATCCTGCCATCACATTTCCCAACACCTGTCAAACCAGTATCTCCAACTCTGAGGCCACAGCCCTCTCCTTATAGAGATGTATTCAGACCAAAGCCATCAGACTTGAACTTGGACAAGTCTCGCCAGGGCCATTACCGTTGTGAAATATGTAGCAGATCATTTAATACACTGCAGAGTTTACATCGCCACCAACAGTAtcgaaacacagagagaggttaTAAGTGTACTTTGTGCTGTAAGATCTTTGAAGGTAGACAGGACCTTAAGAAACACCTCCAAGACCATGCCAATGAAAGGTTTCTCTGTTGTAGTCACTGTGGTAAGCGATTCCTTAAAGTGGATGCACTTAATGCTcatcaaaaagaaaatcaccCCTCCCCCAAGGCTACAGCTTTGGGTAAATCTGTGAATAagcaggaaaaaaagatagagaaAACGTATCCCTGTAGGAAGTGCAAGTTGAATTTTTTCTGGATGTCAGATTTTCAGACACATTCGTTGCACCATTGCAAAGGAAAAGAGCGTAATGCTACTTTAGCAAATGAAATCGAACTTGAAGTGAACTCTAAAAACATAGAAGACACCCCACTTGAAAACTGCTACCGTAATGGCACATCTGTTGACGTTAAGAATGGAGATAGTAAAATCTTTAGCGATACTGGCAATGAGATTGATACCGCCTCCTCTTTTACACCATACAGATGTGGTTTATGTGGGGATCGTTTCCAAAAGCTAACCGCTCTGAAAGAGCATCATCTCACACATCAAACTCAGGAGGAAATAGATAAGCTGAACCAAGaatcacaaaaaacatttaagcgAAGAATGCCACCTAAAGCTAGACGTAGGAGAGGGGGTAATCCAAATGGCAAGTTGCATCCCTGCAAGCACTGTCATCGTGTCTTTAATCATTCTAGTAGTTTATCTCGCCACATGAGATACCATAAGGGTACGATGCACACGTGTTCATTTTGTGGAAGACATTTTCCACAGCGCTGTGATTTGAGAAGGCATGTAGCCATGTATCACAAATCTGAAATGGAAAAGAAACCAGGTTTAAAACACTTGCACACAAACCCACAAAATGGGTCTGCCCCCAGTTCTCTCAATGGTGAGAAAACTCCAGGCTCTCCTGACGAGAAAAATAAGAGCTCCTCTGACAATGAACAAACAGGATCACCAGAGCAGTCAAGAGGGAAACCCGGAAAAGCAGGCCGAGTTAACTACAAGTGCCAGGAATGTGGAAAGAGATTTGGGCTGTTGTGTGTATACCAACGGCACTTGCGCTATCACAAAAAGGAACCTAGTAAGTGCCCCAAGTGTCCAGCTCAATTCAGGAACCCCTCATCCCTTGAGCTTCACCTTCAGAATCACCCAAACACAGGGGAAACAAATGATGTTGGACAAACATCTCAAGGCACTGGTTCCAGTGAGGACCCTGTCTTAGAAAAGGGTAATGCAGAGGACATAGAGGATGACTATATGGACCATACTGCAGATGATAAAGAAAAGTCTTCAGAGGATCTTTACGAATGCACTGAGTGCACTGAGACATTCTCATGCTTGGACACGTTTCTTCAGCACCAGACCTCTCATGGCTCAGAAAACAATGGGTAA